A genomic segment from Chanos chanos chromosome 2, fChaCha1.1, whole genome shotgun sequence encodes:
- the rap2c gene encoding ras-related protein Rap-2c, with protein sequence MKEYKVVVLGSGGVGKSALTVQFVTGTFIEKYDPTIEDFYRKEIEVDSSPSVLEILDTAGTEQFASMRDLYIKNGQGFILVYSLVNQQSFQDIRPMRDQIVRVKRFEKVPLILVGNKVDLESEREVSGSDGRALAQEWGCPFIETSAKSKTMVDELFAEIVRQMNYATLPEKQEQCCTACVVQ encoded by the exons ATGAAGGAGTACAAAGTGGTTGTCCTGGGCAGTGGCGGCGTTGGGAAGTCAGCGCTGACTGTCCAGTTTGTCACCGGCACGTTCATCGAAAAATATGACCCGACTATCGAAGATTTCTATCGCAAAGAGATCGAGGTGGATTCATCCCCCTCTGTGTTGGAGATTCTTGATACCGCAGGGACGGAGCAATTCGCTTCCATGCGAGATCTGTACATAAAGAATGGACAGGGCTTCATCTTGGTGTACAGTCTCGTCAATCAACAGTCGTTTCAG GACATCAGACCAATGCGGGACCAGATAGTCCGCGTAAAGCGGTTTGAGAAAGTCCCTCTGATCTTGGTGGGGAATAAGGTGGACCTGGAATCGGAGAGGGAAGTTTCTGGTTCCGATGGCCGTGCCCTGGCACAGGAGTGGGGCTGCCCCTTCATCGAGACCTCGGCCAAAAGTAAAACCATGGTAGACGAGCTGTTTGCGGAGATTGTAAGGCAGATGAACTATGCCACATTGCCAGAGAAACAGGAGCAATGCTGCACAGcctgtgtggtgcagtga
- the zgc:92907 gene encoding UDP-N-acetylglucosamine transferase subunit ALG13 homolog, translating into MKTVFVTVGTTSFNELIVSLVTKEAIQALVDRGYTDLALQVGRGSFLPGPERCPGLKLEVFRFKDSISDYINKADLIISHAGAGSCLEALGAGKPLLVVVNDNLMDNHQLELAKQLHSDCHLLYCTCSTLTQTLKTMDLSVLKTFLPGQPQNFANFLNKVTGLI; encoded by the exons ATGAAAACCGTATTTGTTACGGTAGGAACAACAAGTTTCAATGAACTGATAGTCAGTCTGGTTACAAAAGAAGCAATTCAG GCATTAGTTGATCGAGGGTACACAGACTTGGCCCTGCAGGTTGGCCGAGGTTCGTTTCTGCCGGGTCCTGAGAGATGTCCCGGCCTTAAACTCGAAGTTTTCCGTTTCAAAGACTCAATTTCCGATTACATCAATAAAGCTGACTTGATTATCAGCCATGCGG GAGCAGGGAGTTGTCTGGAGGCTCTCGGTGCTGGTAAACCTCTTCTTGTCGTTGTCAATGACAACTTAATGGATAATCATCAGCTCGAGCTCGCTAAAcagctgcactctgactgtCATCTGCTCTACTGCACCTGCAG CACTCTGACCCAAACTCTGAAGACCATGGATCTTTCTGTACTGAAAACCTTCCTGCCTGGCCAGCCTCAGAATTTTGCTAACTTTTTGAACAAGGTCACTGGTCTTATTTGA
- the il2rgb gene encoding interleukin 2 receptor, gamma b, producing the protein MFLTCLVLPLLSLATTATEHPSVKCIIINLEYVHCTWTAQSLPAYNYTFNSSLQDEPHTECPRYLQRHGYNIGCLVPLQSPEDRFGEFSTSLFYDVNSSVSLTHKLRMSVKLNPPYNLTLTLNGSSELWLHWEYNAPGRSRCIVSQVRYKKMPSEWQLSPNVTVTSFSLPEVSGDVEYTFQVRLSVHDLCGSSLFWSDWSEPASFKPKKRFPLGLLFVIFATTLLIALAILLCYCERIKVILLPAVPSPSKNLQDLFSRYDSNTESWAHISRDLKEAFETGNAEPRCVLCKAGDCCKPVSVQLGPP; encoded by the exons ATGTTTTTGACATGTCTTGTGTTACCGTTACTTTCTCTGGCGACCACGGCAACAGAACATCCTA GTGTAAAATGCATAATTATCAATTTGGAGTACGTGCATTGCACTTGGACTGCACAGAGCTTACCTGCATACAACTACACATTCAACAGCTC ACTTCAGGACGAACCTCACACAGAGTGCCCCAGGTATCTACAGCGACATGGTTATAATATAGGCTGCCTTGTCCCacttcagagtccagaggacaggttCGGCGAATTCAGCACCAGTCTGTTCTATGACGTAAACAGCTCTGTTTCCCTCACACATAAGCTCAGGATGTCAG TGAAACTGAATCCACCATATAACCTGACACTGACATTGAATGGCTCATCTGAGCTTTGGCTACACTGGGAATACAACGCTCCCGGGAGAAGCCGATGTATTGTCAGTCAGGTTCGATATAAGAAGATGCCCAGTGAATGGCAG CTCTCACCTAACGTCACTGTTACGTCATTCAGTTTACCAGAGGTCTCGGGGGATGTTGAGTACACCTTCCAGGTCAGGCTAAGTGTACATGACCTGTGTGGTTCTTCCCTTTTCTGGAGTGACTGGAGTGAACCTGCTTCGTTCAAACCAA AAAAACGCTTTCCTTTGGGGCTGCTTTTTGTCATCTTTGCAACCACGCTTTTGATCGCCCTGGCCATTTTGCTGTGCTATTGTGAGAG AATAAAGGTGATTTTGCTACCCGCGGTTCCTTCTCCAAGCAAGAATCTGCAGGATCTCTTCAGTAGATATGATAGCAACACTGAG AGCTGGGCTCATATCTCCAGAGACCTAAAGGAAGCCTTTGAGACTGGCAATGCAGAGCCGAGATGTGTCCTGTGTAAAGCAGGAGACTGCTGCAAGCCTGTCTCTGTACAGCTGGGTCCCCCCTGA
- the c2hxorf65 gene encoding uncharacterized protein CXorf65 homolog, giving the protein MFIYIKHADNEQFLVNTDCPIILLLQYLRTKLGLAETELLDLCDERGTLKLLFLAHQPQESASRLLPVRASFLVCSVNRDSKDGAYVSITPHVTNPDPALIENLKTQMDHLEKARLKKLSSQEDRVSNVARSAQPVSTPSPNPGPLPEHVAISL; this is encoded by the exons ATGTTCATTTACATCAAACACGCAG ATAATGAACAGTTCCTGGTCAACACTGACTGCCCGATCATACTGCTACTGCAGTACCTGAGGACAAAGCTGGGTCTCGCTGAGACAG AGCTGCTGGATCTGTGCGATGAAAGGGGAACGCTGAAACTGCTCTTCCTGGCACATCAGCCGCAGGAGTCCGCCAGCCGGCTCTTGCCAGTGCGAGCTTCCTTCCTGGTCTGTTCAGTCAACC GTGACTCCAAGGATGGAGCTTATGTCTCCATCACTCCCCACGTGACCAACCCCGACCCTGCGCTGATAG AGAACCTGAAGACTCAGATGGATCATCTGGAGAAGGCTCGTCTGAAAAAGCTTTCTTCGCAGGAGGACCGGGTCTCAAACGTGGCCCGGTCGGCCCAGCCTGTGAGTACACCGTCCCCTAACCCGGGCCCTCTACCTGAGCATGTTGCTATAAGTCTGTGA
- the sesn4 gene encoding sestrin-3: MIICAKKMDYRLGTQCQRVQNQAMKVNSEKERASLLCMKALASRGRLDTVSQQMATHPQYLESFLHSQHYILYMDGPLPLEYRHYIAIMAAARHRCSYLVSLHVAQFLRVGGDPLWLQGLEAAPPRLRHLDHINKVLAHQPWLTARSHIQALLKTGEQCWSLAELVQAVVLLAHCHSLCSFVFGSGTDADATASTRASHGTPPGYCLCDAANGNAAMPPSPTARTDWTPRRRSLDSSCEADCLRERIQKSQEEKERISDRSLYTDVEDEEELVCSADPSRFVTDPDFGYQEFASREDDHFQVFRVQDYSWEDHGFSLVNRLYSDIGHLLDDRFRSVASLPSQHSPDLKRAIWNYIHSIYGIRYDDYDYGEVNQLLERGLKLYIKAVACYPDSTKTPLCPLPWPSLKASERIHVNLLVMEARLQAELLYALRAITQYMIA; the protein is encoded by the exons ATGATCATCTGCGCAAAGAAAATGGATTATCGCCTAGGAACTCAGTGCCAGCGCGTCCAGAACCAG GCGATGAAGGTGAACTCAGAGAAGGAGCGTGCCTCCCTGTTGTGCATGAAGGCACTGGCCAGTAGGGGGCGCCTAGACACGGTCTCTCAGCAGATGGCCACTCACCCACAGTATCTGGAAAGCTTCCTGCATAGCCAGCACTACATTCTCTACATGGACGGCCCCCTGCCTCTTGAATACCGCCACTACATAGCCATTATG GCTGCAGCGAGGCACCGTTGCAGCTACCTGGTATCTCTTCATGTGGCGCAGTTCTTGCGTGTGGGCGGAGACCCGCTGTGGCTCCAGGGTTTGGAGGCCGCGCCACCGCGCCTCCGTCACCTCGACCACATCAACAAAGTCCTCGCCCACCAACCCTGGCTCACTGCGCGTTCCCACATTCAG GCCCTGCTGAAGACAGGCGAACAGTGCTGGTCTCTGGCTGAACTGGTCCAGGCTGTGGTTTTACTGGCCCACTGCCACTCTCTCTGCAGTTTTGTCTTTGGCTCAGGGACCGACGCAGATGCCACAGCCAGCACCAGGGCGTCTCACGGCACGCCCCCGGGCTACTGCCTGTGTGACGCTGCCAACGGCAACGCGGCCATGCCCCCGTCACCCACCGCGCGCACAGACTGGACGCCGCGCCGGCGG TCTCTAGACTCCAGCTGTGAAGCTGATTGCCTTCGAGAGCGAATCCAGAAATctcaggaggagaaggagagaatttCTGATCGGTCTCTatatacag atgtagaagatgaagaggagctGGTGTGCTCCGCAGACCCCTCCCGCTTCGTCACTGACCCCGATTTCGGCTACCAGGAATTTGCCAGTCGGGAAGATGACCATTTCCAAGTATTCCGGGTGCAG GACTATTCGTGGGAGGACCACGGCTTTTCCCTGGTGAACCGGCTCTACTCCGACATCGGGCACCTGCTTGACGACCGTTTCCGCAGCGTGGCCTCCCTTCCCTCCCAGCACAGTCCCGACCTTAAGAGAGCGATCTGGAACTACATCCATTCCATTTACGGAATTCG TTATGACGATTATGACTACGGGGAGGTGAATCAGCTGCTGGAGCGTGGGCTGAAGCTTTACATTAAAGCTGTCGCCTGTTACCCTGACTCCACCAAGACCCCCCTGTGCCCCCTGCCCTGGCCTTCTCTCAAAGCTTCAGAGAGG